In Sutterella faecalis, a genomic segment contains:
- a CDS encoding M20 metallopeptidase family protein, with product MTQFAYADRIPEAILAWGDELARIRQDLHEHPELGFDTARTCGVIAAKLREWGITCDDSMVPGGVIALVEGNRPGPTVALRADMDALAMPDCSGNPWQSVVADRYHACGHDGHVTWLLGAMRRLSLTRDFPGRVLGIFQPAEEIGRGARRVIESGVLEKFNPLEIYGAHGSTAFPKGEISIHAGPVQASCDFFYITLKGRGTHAARPHTSLDPIPTAALLSESLQTIISRKTDPTQPAVLSICAVQAGNINAPNVIPESLTLSGTVRTFDAGVRTMIEAEMRRMTEHIALAQGLGWEIRVDNLTPPLINSAVPARHAKAVAEKLFGADCPVDVPLSMAGEDFAEYVNRIPGIQMYIGMADDAHNAMLHNPKFDFNDAVLPEAVWFLSEIARTRLEELAR from the coding sequence TTGACCCAGTTTGCCTATGCCGACCGCATCCCTGAAGCGATCCTTGCCTGGGGCGACGAACTCGCCCGGATCCGCCAGGACCTTCATGAACACCCGGAGCTCGGCTTCGATACCGCCCGCACCTGCGGCGTGATCGCAGCGAAGCTTCGCGAATGGGGCATCACCTGCGACGACTCGATGGTGCCGGGCGGCGTCATAGCCCTTGTTGAAGGTAATCGCCCCGGACCCACGGTTGCGCTTCGCGCCGACATGGATGCGCTGGCGATGCCGGACTGCTCGGGGAACCCCTGGCAGAGCGTCGTTGCCGACCGCTACCACGCCTGCGGTCACGACGGCCACGTCACGTGGCTCCTCGGCGCCATGCGGCGCCTCTCCCTCACGCGCGACTTCCCCGGCCGCGTGCTCGGAATCTTCCAGCCCGCGGAGGAAATCGGCCGCGGTGCAAGACGCGTCATTGAATCGGGCGTTCTCGAGAAATTCAATCCCCTCGAAATCTACGGCGCTCACGGCTCCACCGCCTTCCCGAAGGGCGAGATCAGCATTCATGCCGGCCCCGTGCAGGCGTCCTGCGACTTCTTCTACATTACGCTCAAGGGCCGCGGCACCCATGCGGCGCGCCCCCATACGTCGCTCGACCCGATTCCGACGGCGGCACTCCTCTCGGAGTCCCTCCAGACCATCATTTCTAGAAAGACCGATCCGACGCAGCCGGCGGTGCTCTCCATCTGCGCCGTTCAGGCAGGGAACATCAATGCTCCCAACGTAATTCCGGAATCCCTCACGCTTTCAGGCACTGTGCGCACGTTCGACGCGGGCGTGCGCACCATGATTGAAGCTGAAATGCGCCGCATGACCGAACACATTGCGCTCGCGCAGGGCCTCGGCTGGGAGATCCGCGTCGACAACCTGACGCCGCCCCTCATCAATTCAGCCGTTCCCGCAAGACATGCGAAGGCGGTTGCTGAAAAGCTTTTCGGCGCCGACTGCCCGGTCGACGTCCCGCTCTCCATGGCGGGCGAAGACTTCGCCGAATACGTGAACCGGATCCCCGGCATCCAGATGTACATCGGCATGGCCGACGACGCGCACAACGCGATGCTTCACAACCCGAAGTTCGACTTCAACGACGCCGTGCTCCCCGAAGCCGTCTGGTTCCTTTCCGAGATCGCGAGAACGCGTCTCGAGGAACTCGCCCGCTAG
- a CDS encoding metallophosphoesterase, which translates to MKRRLFLQTAAGLFAAPAVIRSASAATPAEAQITLPPAKDLISSFGWITDVHYCTSPTRTIPKEDSIRVYAHSMAKMRQAIDLFNTRKLDFVIELGDFKDCLDNGDRPGTIAFLQTVESEFRRANAPRYHVCGNHDFDKITLGDFLDNTENAGDAVGRTYYSFVKGGIKYIVLDACYNNAEGEHYSQGKFNWAVAVVPKVEMDWFRKELSEGKEPVIVMTHQLVNTWDAKSQKIPDAFFIRNSAEVVEAMEKSGRVLAYICGHFHKGAYSERNGIHYIVNQGLVERPLPHNVCGMAHVDKNLNVYVEGVYNERSHVCKKA; encoded by the coding sequence ATGAAGCGTCGCTTGTTCCTCCAGACCGCTGCCGGTCTCTTTGCTGCTCCTGCCGTCATCCGTTCGGCCTCTGCCGCCACGCCTGCCGAAGCGCAGATCACGCTCCCGCCCGCAAAGGACCTGATTTCCTCCTTCGGCTGGATTACGGACGTGCACTACTGCACGAGCCCCACGCGCACGATTCCGAAGGAAGATTCGATCCGCGTCTATGCGCATTCGATGGCAAAGATGCGCCAGGCGATTGATCTCTTCAATACCCGCAAACTCGATTTCGTCATTGAATTGGGCGACTTCAAGGACTGCCTCGACAACGGCGACCGCCCGGGCACGATCGCGTTCCTGCAGACGGTTGAAAGCGAATTCCGCCGCGCCAATGCGCCGCGCTACCACGTCTGCGGCAACCATGACTTCGACAAGATCACGCTCGGCGACTTCCTCGACAACACCGAAAATGCGGGCGATGCCGTCGGCCGCACCTACTACTCCTTCGTGAAGGGCGGCATCAAGTACATCGTGCTCGACGCCTGCTACAACAATGCCGAAGGCGAACACTACAGCCAGGGCAAATTCAACTGGGCCGTCGCCGTGGTGCCGAAGGTCGAGATGGATTGGTTCAGAAAGGAACTCTCTGAAGGGAAGGAACCCGTGATCGTGATGACGCACCAGCTCGTCAACACCTGGGATGCTAAGTCGCAGAAGATCCCCGACGCCTTCTTCATCCGCAACTCGGCTGAAGTGGTCGAGGCGATGGAAAAGAGCGGCCGCGTTTTGGCCTACATTTGCGGCCACTTCCACAAGGGCGCCTATTCCGAGAGAAACGGCATTCACTACATCGTGAACCAGGGCCTCGTTGAAAGGCCGCTTCCGCACAATGTGTGCGGCATGGCTCACGTCGACAAGAATCTCAACGTCTACGTCGAGGGCGTCTACAACGAACGCTCGCACGTCTGCAAGAAGGCGTAA
- a CDS encoding transposase — translation MAVPEHIRKVPRPRNTVVIDSGSNGAKRYAVHSRRASICKPGCNPRPVNGPVIGHIIDGKFVPRQSAASLAEDGPDYLSYGAAALLHDELRGLDDELFKVYDVKDACMILALALLRIEHKGIKISRCRQHYEKSFISVFYPGLPLSENTISKFLNLLGQDAGKMNAFITARLAAVCRDHHIIIDGTLKQNTSIVNDLSAFSRKARVKGCKEISVLYAYDLEAQEPLCAQVYPGNMIDARAYSSFVSENKIERGVLITDKGFPPKAIEGLLRKHEGLHFLTPLKRSDKKIAENAMLDFEDCLRGIDKRIRCKKVKMGNGRFLYSFRDSWKAQAEDNSFMDRQRRSDSYDKKNYDEHCGSYGTIVFESDLDMTCAEVYACYEQRWQLEMFFDVYKNSLDFGVTRVQSDYSVRGSEFVDLIASILTSRIVKRMSKAGVLDNATFGDVMDSLRTCWRNRKAPRESLPQVDDEYWNRLLKCDGELLAALELALPGKDKAPDPKKRGRPRKKPEQTEAQEVNPQPKRKPGRPRVRPIIYGPPRPRGRPRKERSSGSL, via the coding sequence ATGGCCGTTCCAGAGCACATCCGCAAGGTTCCGAGACCGCGCAATACCGTTGTCATCGACAGCGGCAGCAATGGCGCCAAGCGCTATGCGGTTCACAGTCGTCGGGCTTCCATATGCAAGCCCGGCTGCAACCCGCGCCCGGTGAACGGGCCGGTCATTGGGCACATCATTGACGGCAAGTTTGTGCCTCGCCAGTCCGCAGCGAGTCTTGCAGAAGACGGTCCCGACTATCTCTCTTACGGGGCCGCAGCACTGCTTCACGACGAACTTCGAGGGCTCGACGATGAGCTCTTCAAGGTCTACGACGTCAAGGACGCCTGCATGATTCTTGCGCTCGCCTTGCTCCGCATTGAGCACAAGGGCATCAAGATCTCCCGCTGCCGTCAGCATTACGAAAAGTCCTTCATCTCGGTTTTCTACCCCGGACTGCCTCTCTCTGAGAACACCATCAGCAAGTTCCTGAACCTGCTCGGCCAGGACGCCGGCAAGATGAATGCCTTCATCACCGCACGGCTCGCCGCCGTCTGCAGGGATCACCACATCATCATTGATGGAACGCTCAAGCAGAACACAAGCATCGTCAATGATTTGTCTGCCTTCTCAAGAAAGGCTCGCGTCAAGGGCTGCAAAGAGATTTCCGTCCTCTACGCCTATGACCTTGAAGCACAGGAACCCTTGTGCGCACAGGTCTATCCGGGCAATATGATCGACGCCCGCGCCTACAGCTCATTCGTTTCGGAAAACAAAATCGAACGAGGCGTCCTGATCACGGACAAGGGATTCCCTCCCAAGGCAATTGAAGGCCTGCTCCGAAAGCATGAAGGGCTTCATTTCCTCACGCCGCTGAAGCGCTCGGACAAGAAGATTGCAGAGAACGCCATGCTCGATTTCGAGGATTGTCTGCGCGGCATTGATAAGCGCATCCGCTGCAAAAAGGTAAAGATGGGAAACGGGCGCTTCCTCTACTCCTTCAGGGATTCGTGGAAGGCTCAGGCGGAAGACAACTCCTTCATGGACCGCCAGCGCAGGAGCGATTCATACGACAAGAAGAACTACGATGAGCATTGCGGCTCGTATGGAACAATCGTCTTTGAGTCGGATCTCGACATGACGTGCGCTGAGGTCTACGCATGCTACGAACAGCGCTGGCAGCTTGAGATGTTCTTCGATGTTTACAAGAACAGCCTTGATTTCGGCGTAACCCGGGTCCAGTCCGACTACTCCGTCCGCGGATCCGAATTCGTAGACCTCATTGCCTCCATCCTGACATCCCGCATTGTGAAGCGCATGTCGAAGGCAGGAGTACTCGACAATGCAACATTCGGGGATGTCATGGACTCGCTCAGAACGTGCTGGCGCAATCGCAAGGCGCCGCGGGAGAGCCTGCCGCAGGTTGATGACGAATACTGGAATCGTCTGCTGAAGTGCGATGGAGAGCTGCTGGCGGCTTTGGAGCTCGCCTTGCCCGGCAAAGACAAAGCGCCGGATCCGAAAAAACGCGGCCGGCCGCGCAAAAAACCGGAACAGACGGAGGCACAGGAAGTAAACCCCCAGCCGAAGCGCAAGCCGGGGCGCCCCAGAGTTCGGCCGATCATCTATGGGCCTCCTCGCCCAAGAGGTCGCCCTCGAAAGGAACGCTCTTCCGGCTCACTATAG
- the tnpB gene encoding IS66 family insertion sequence element accessory protein TnpB (TnpB, as the term is used for proteins encoded by IS66 family insertion elements, is considered an accessory protein, since TnpC, encoded by a neighboring gene, is a DDE family transposase.) produces MIIDFASRKTTLVATPVDGRNGLSTLTFMAESLLGIPVAEGNDYVVFVSRNRKVCKIVFWDEHGACMVVRRLNSGRFAKFLMRASGPAAAPITPEELMAYLDGENLQVERQGMLKN; encoded by the coding sequence ATGATCATTGATTTCGCCTCGCGCAAAACGACGCTCGTCGCCACGCCGGTTGACGGCCGCAACGGCCTTTCCACCCTGACGTTCATGGCTGAATCGCTCCTCGGCATTCCTGTTGCCGAAGGCAATGACTACGTTGTCTTCGTCTCCCGCAACCGCAAGGTCTGCAAGATCGTCTTCTGGGATGAGCATGGGGCATGCATGGTAGTTCGGCGCCTGAATTCGGGCAGGTTTGCAAAGTTCCTGATGCGGGCTTCCGGACCTGCTGCGGCACCCATTACGCCTGAGGAACTGATGGCTTACCTCGATGGAGAAAATCTGCAGGTTGAGAGACAAGGGATGCTCAAAAATTGA
- a CDS encoding glycosyltransferase family protein, whose protein sequence is MDMVLGDRLSSTYFTENKRPFHNSGNVLVRRLINMLFLRGRKPVLDIMTGYRAFSPLFVKSFPVLSRGFEVETEMTIHALDKNLGIESMPITYRDRPEGSFSKLSTFRDGIKVLWTIFLLFKDYRPMLFFSMLSGLLLLIGLGFLWPVLEEYMRTGLVPRLPTFIAACFLALFSLLSFVCGLILDTITKKDRQNFEIDLNMLYQLGLRETGK, encoded by the coding sequence GTGGATATGGTGCTTGGAGACCGACTGTCTTCAACTTACTTTACGGAAAATAAGCGCCCCTTCCACAATAGCGGCAACGTTCTTGTCAGACGCCTCATCAACATGCTCTTCCTGCGCGGCAGGAAGCCAGTGCTCGACATCATGACGGGTTACCGGGCATTCAGCCCGCTTTTCGTCAAGTCATTCCCTGTGCTCTCAAGGGGGTTTGAGGTGGAGACGGAAATGACCATCCATGCGCTCGACAAGAATCTCGGAATTGAATCCATGCCGATTACATACCGGGATCGGCCTGAAGGGAGTTTTTCAAAGCTTTCAACCTTTCGCGACGGCATCAAGGTGCTCTGGACGATCTTTCTTCTTTTCAAGGATTACCGTCCGATGCTTTTCTTCTCGATGCTGTCCGGGCTGCTGCTGTTGATAGGGCTCGGGTTCCTGTGGCCCGTGCTCGAAGAGTATATGAGAACAGGATTGGTGCCGAGGTTGCCGACATTTATTGCCGCCTGCTTCCTTGCGCTCTTCTCACTGCTTTCGTTTGTTTGCGGCTTAATTCTTGACACCATTACGAAAAAGGACCGGCAGAACTTTGAAATAGATCTCAACATGCTTTATCAGCTTGGGCTGAGGGAGACTGGCAAATGA
- a CDS encoding glycosyltransferase: MTSTRPARILFACPQTLFDVSNGASMQCYSMMQELARRGLQVASIGGGIFDNPSGVARIPNLAEQIAENEGKKLLVNKDYSAGGEIPMTHWFFTGFHSTAWSEMTYDESNAFLNEYTQILRTFKPDLVIGYGCDPLCRSMWMEARLFGIPTVYVVCNGNHHHYRFPLHDLVITDSKSTAKLYKDADGLTVHPVGNFINPELVVAKTCNPQTVTFINPAFAKGVAVVARLILMANKERPDIPFMIVETRQKFADALRALKKPGGETGSAFSNQTFHNIVIRESTFNVSEIYATTKVLLAPSLWYESWGRVATEATMNGIPVLGSKSGGLPEAIGEGGITLDAPESVGGVDESEKWLTLPTEEECRPWADALYELFDHAEEWKARCTASAEKNSLKARGDHLMELLEPLLQKRAGDGDFPRMGSIYYDGDPKDWETTSKAAATVK; encoded by the coding sequence ATGACTTCCACTCGTCCGGCCCGGATTCTTTTCGCCTGTCCTCAGACGCTTTTCGACGTGAGCAATGGCGCCTCCATGCAGTGCTACTCGATGATGCAGGAGCTTGCCCGCCGCGGTCTTCAGGTCGCCTCCATCGGCGGCGGCATTTTCGATAATCCCTCAGGCGTTGCGCGCATCCCGAACCTTGCTGAGCAGATTGCAGAAAACGAGGGCAAGAAGCTTCTTGTCAACAAGGACTATTCAGCGGGCGGTGAAATCCCAATGACGCACTGGTTCTTCACGGGTTTTCACTCCACTGCCTGGAGCGAAATGACCTATGACGAATCCAACGCGTTCCTCAATGAATACACGCAGATTCTGCGAACCTTCAAGCCCGATCTCGTAATCGGCTACGGCTGCGATCCGCTCTGCCGCTCGATGTGGATGGAGGCGCGGCTCTTCGGAATCCCAACCGTCTACGTGGTCTGCAACGGCAACCACCATCACTACCGCTTCCCGCTTCATGACCTCGTCATCACGGACTCCAAGTCGACGGCGAAGCTCTACAAAGACGCGGACGGCCTCACTGTTCATCCCGTCGGGAACTTCATCAACCCGGAACTCGTGGTTGCGAAAACCTGCAATCCTCAGACGGTCACCTTCATCAATCCGGCCTTCGCCAAGGGCGTAGCAGTCGTCGCGCGGCTGATTCTGATGGCGAACAAGGAGCGCCCCGACATTCCCTTCATGATCGTTGAAACGCGCCAGAAGTTTGCGGATGCGCTGCGGGCGCTCAAAAAACCGGGCGGCGAGACGGGATCCGCATTTTCGAACCAGACTTTCCACAACATCGTCATCCGCGAATCGACCTTCAACGTGTCCGAAATCTACGCGACGACGAAGGTGCTCCTCGCGCCTTCTCTCTGGTATGAGAGCTGGGGCCGCGTTGCAACGGAAGCAACCATGAACGGCATTCCCGTGCTGGGCTCGAAGAGCGGCGGGCTGCCTGAGGCGATCGGCGAAGGCGGCATCACGCTCGATGCACCAGAATCCGTGGGCGGCGTGGATGAATCCGAAAAGTGGCTCACGCTCCCTACAGAAGAAGAGTGCCGCCCGTGGGCGGATGCGCTCTATGAGCTTTTCGATCACGCTGAAGAATGGAAGGCGCGCTGCACGGCCAGTGCCGAAAAAAACAGTCTTAAAGCACGCGGCGACCACCTCATGGAGCTCCTCGAGCCGCTCCTTCAAAAACGGGCCGGCGACGGCGACTTCCCCCGCATGGGATCCATCTATTACGACGGGGATCCGAAGGACTGGGAGACCACATCGAAAGCTGCCGCAACAGTCAAGTGA
- a CDS encoding IS66 family transposase, giving the protein MSVDLSALPREKLIALLQESRQQAEAAERKAETAERKAQSAERKAEEAEKAASAAKAYAKETEIRLDLSEKKYAAAAAFLMEVAPLIHGMRLDVERNLSLDPQANLKLWDDLLKCVQKLVAEARNAETFRELAFGKGGEKLTPELAEVKKNQGSIQADIKAIQQGIRQAQKAQAAITALQDEQDKAFANEKPEAKSGEEAEETVTPQALMTKITLARQPQKTEEPAKPENEKKTAEKASDEEKEEEAADEKVRGRQKSKSDLPEVLRTPGKGASDSCPHCSGRLKNLGEQVAKLVAVTQAVQDRFERQQNQIELQYCEKCRTVHPVFPEHMQFPVKPERTVSMNCLAEAVKLLNNGLPINRLENMMFSRLKLGSNTLFENLYAWADIYLRPLMEHIVGNCGDRVFLADETRYDILESEGRGAYADKTKTSSQTYVFTVGTQTDSPTPFIWFSTLGSRRAEDIGKRLESLKGRMDAIVVDGYAGYDALAETVLKGVLRQSCLVHARREAYEAVTCKQYLSELEKLTPEERAERIGKRALDAAPEAQMLSILSGIQLIFQYEKEVAERLEDETAEEHEARIQKHRETYSKPVLDAVDKLYAGLAEKLALEKNGKFSKKFNSRMAEAVVYWMNRRESLKQFLKDGRIPLETNTVERAIRPVAILRKNQNFMQTVEGADAVATCISMAETAKLNDIDLEKWLNAYSAAAFRHAYAKGWTKAYREGKDPYKKIQKWDMKALLEDFDLTPWLPWEWKKHQSAD; this is encoded by the coding sequence ATGTCCGTCGATCTCTCTGCTCTTCCCCGCGAAAAACTGATTGCCCTGCTGCAGGAATCCCGGCAGCAGGCTGAGGCTGCTGAGAGAAAAGCAGAGACAGCGGAGCGTAAGGCTCAGTCGGCAGAGCGCAAGGCCGAAGAAGCCGAAAAAGCGGCATCTGCAGCGAAGGCTTATGCCAAAGAGACGGAAATTCGGCTGGATCTCTCCGAGAAGAAGTACGCCGCGGCTGCGGCCTTTCTTATGGAAGTCGCCCCGCTGATTCACGGCATGCGCCTTGACGTGGAGCGCAATCTGAGTCTGGATCCGCAGGCCAATCTGAAGCTCTGGGATGATCTCCTGAAGTGCGTGCAGAAGCTCGTAGCCGAAGCGCGCAATGCGGAGACGTTCCGCGAACTCGCCTTCGGAAAGGGCGGGGAAAAGCTCACGCCTGAACTCGCGGAAGTCAAAAAGAACCAGGGAAGCATCCAGGCGGACATCAAAGCCATTCAGCAGGGCATTCGGCAGGCGCAGAAGGCTCAGGCGGCCATTACCGCGCTGCAGGACGAGCAGGACAAGGCTTTTGCGAATGAGAAGCCGGAAGCGAAGTCCGGCGAAGAAGCCGAAGAGACCGTCACTCCGCAGGCGCTCATGACAAAGATCACTCTGGCACGGCAGCCTCAGAAGACTGAGGAGCCGGCTAAGCCTGAGAACGAAAAGAAGACGGCCGAAAAAGCCTCTGATGAAGAAAAGGAGGAGGAAGCGGCTGACGAGAAGGTGCGCGGACGGCAGAAATCCAAAAGCGACCTTCCGGAAGTGCTCCGCACCCCGGGAAAAGGCGCTTCGGACAGCTGCCCGCACTGCAGCGGCAGGCTCAAAAACCTCGGAGAACAGGTGGCGAAGCTTGTTGCGGTTACTCAGGCCGTGCAGGATCGCTTTGAAAGACAGCAGAATCAGATCGAACTTCAGTATTGCGAGAAGTGCCGCACCGTGCACCCCGTATTCCCGGAGCACATGCAGTTTCCCGTGAAGCCGGAGCGCACCGTCTCCATGAACTGCCTTGCCGAAGCCGTGAAGCTGCTCAACAACGGCCTGCCGATCAACCGGCTTGAGAACATGATGTTCAGCCGCCTGAAGCTCGGCTCGAACACGCTCTTTGAGAATCTCTACGCCTGGGCGGATATCTACCTCAGGCCGCTGATGGAGCACATCGTCGGAAACTGCGGCGACCGCGTGTTTCTGGCCGATGAAACCCGATACGACATTCTGGAAAGCGAAGGCCGCGGCGCTTACGCGGACAAGACGAAGACAAGCTCGCAGACCTACGTCTTTACCGTGGGAACCCAAACGGACAGTCCGACGCCCTTCATCTGGTTTTCCACGCTCGGCTCCAGAAGAGCCGAGGATATCGGCAAGCGCCTTGAGTCGCTGAAGGGCCGGATGGATGCCATCGTCGTCGACGGCTATGCCGGATACGATGCTCTGGCGGAAACGGTACTCAAGGGAGTGCTCAGGCAGAGTTGTCTCGTGCATGCCCGTCGTGAAGCCTATGAAGCCGTTACGTGCAAGCAGTACCTCTCGGAACTCGAGAAGCTCACGCCGGAAGAACGCGCCGAGCGGATCGGGAAGCGCGCGCTTGATGCGGCTCCGGAAGCACAGATGCTCTCCATCCTGAGCGGCATTCAGCTTATTTTCCAGTACGAAAAGGAAGTTGCAGAACGCCTTGAGGACGAGACCGCCGAAGAGCATGAGGCACGCATTCAGAAGCATCGCGAAACTTACTCAAAGCCGGTGCTTGATGCCGTGGACAAGCTTTACGCAGGTCTGGCAGAAAAGCTGGCGCTGGAGAAAAACGGAAAATTCTCGAAGAAATTTAATTCGCGGATGGCCGAAGCCGTCGTCTACTGGATGAACCGGCGTGAAAGCCTGAAGCAGTTTTTGAAGGACGGCCGCATCCCCCTCGAAACGAACACGGTGGAGCGGGCCATCCGGCCGGTTGCGATTCTGCGCAAGAACCAGAACTTTATGCAGACCGTGGAAGGGGCGGATGCAGTGGCAACCTGCATCTCGATGGCGGAGACGGCGAAGCTGAACGACATCGACCTCGAAAAGTGGCTGAACGCATATAGCGCGGCCGCATTCCGGCATGCCTATGCAAAGGGCTGGACGAAGGCCTACCGGGAAGGCAAGGACCCGTACAAGAAGATCCAGAAGTGGGACATGAAAGCGCTGCTCGAAGACTTCGACCTGACGCCGTGGCTCCCCTGGGAGTGGAAGAAGCATCAGTCGGCAGACTGA
- a CDS encoding ABC transporter substrate-binding protein, with protein MKKHFRGFALAAAASAALLAALPAASSAKEITVAVSATFSTLDPYDAPDILTRLAAKSMYEGLFSFDSKMQLVPELAESYTVTPDAKVFTITLKKGVKFHDGTEFTADAVKMNFDRLLNPDNHLSRYQVYKFIDKVEVVDPYTVRFTLKGPLATFPRRLAMSSTQMMCPSLIKDAKGVEGKKITAFNACGTGPYKLEFFNPSEKLVVKKNPDYRLKGLPKLDGITWLPVIENSTRAAMLHTGEAQYAFPMPNEQIASFKNDPKFRIETVPSIMQRYLSINTTVKPFNDVRVRQAINYAINKQALAKVAFAGYAVPTETLYPKEIPGAVKLGPWPYDPKKARELLKEAGYPDGFTTDLWSAYANTTSSKVIQFIQQQLAQVGIKTRTRMLEPGVRASVVYGVKNPAESGLRLYYVGWADASMDPDWVLRPLLDSRQAPPKFMNTSYYSNPKLDELLDKAVATPDDAARSKLYEEAQKMVWNDAPWAYLVYEVGTAGADARLVNFTLRPDTGIDFINAEWKE; from the coding sequence ATGAAAAAACACTTCAGGGGCTTTGCCCTTGCGGCGGCCGCTTCCGCCGCGCTCCTCGCCGCGCTTCCCGCAGCTTCCTCCGCCAAGGAAATCACCGTCGCGGTCTCGGCCACCTTCTCGACCCTCGACCCCTACGACGCGCCCGACATCCTCACCCGCCTTGCGGCGAAGTCGATGTATGAAGGACTCTTTTCCTTCGATTCCAAAATGCAGCTTGTTCCCGAACTGGCTGAAAGCTACACGGTGACGCCGGATGCGAAGGTCTTCACCATTACTCTGAAGAAGGGCGTCAAATTCCATGACGGCACGGAATTCACGGCCGACGCGGTCAAGATGAATTTCGACCGGCTCCTTAATCCCGACAATCACCTCTCGCGCTACCAGGTCTACAAGTTCATCGACAAGGTCGAGGTGGTCGACCCCTACACCGTCCGCTTCACGCTGAAAGGCCCGCTCGCCACCTTCCCGCGGCGCCTTGCCATGTCGAGCACGCAGATGATGTGCCCGAGCCTCATCAAGGACGCGAAGGGAGTTGAAGGAAAGAAGATCACTGCCTTCAACGCCTGCGGCACGGGCCCCTACAAGCTCGAATTCTTCAATCCGAGCGAAAAGCTCGTCGTGAAGAAGAACCCTGACTACCGCCTGAAGGGGCTCCCGAAGCTCGACGGCATTACGTGGCTCCCGGTGATTGAGAACAGCACCCGCGCCGCGATGCTTCATACGGGCGAAGCGCAGTACGCCTTCCCGATGCCGAATGAACAGATCGCCTCCTTCAAGAATGATCCCAAGTTCCGCATCGAGACCGTGCCCTCGATCATGCAGCGCTACCTCTCGATCAATACGACCGTGAAGCCCTTCAACGACGTGCGCGTGCGCCAGGCGATCAACTACGCCATCAACAAGCAGGCGCTCGCCAAGGTTGCTTTCGCAGGCTACGCGGTCCCGACGGAAACCCTCTATCCGAAAGAAATTCCGGGCGCCGTCAAGCTCGGCCCCTGGCCCTATGATCCCAAGAAGGCGCGCGAGCTCCTGAAGGAAGCGGGCTACCCCGACGGCTTTACGACGGACCTCTGGTCGGCCTATGCCAACACGACGTCCTCAAAGGTCATCCAGTTCATTCAGCAGCAGCTCGCGCAGGTCGGCATCAAGACCCGCACGAGAATGCTTGAACCGGGCGTCCGAGCTTCCGTTGTCTACGGCGTCAAGAACCCGGCTGAATCCGGACTTCGCCTCTACTACGTCGGCTGGGCGGATGCGAGCATGGACCCCGACTGGGTGCTGAGGCCGCTCCTTGACTCCCGTCAGGCGCCGCCCAAATTCATGAATACGTCCTACTACTCGAATCCGAAGCTCGATGAACTTCTCGACAAGGCGGTGGCGACCCCCGACGACGCAGCGCGCTCGAAGCTTTACGAGGAAGCGCAGAAGATGGTCTGGAACGACGCTCCCTGGGCCTACCTCGTCTATGAGGTCGGCACGGCGGGCGCCGACGCGAGGCTCGTCAACTTCACGCTTCGTCCCGATACCGGCATCGACTTCATCAATGCCGAATGGAAGGAATGA